In the Burkholderia multivorans ATCC BAA-247 genome, CGGCGGCGCGTCGAAGGGCGAAGGCGAAGCGGCGCAGGACGACCTGTTCGCCTACGTGACGTCGCCGGCGTTCGACGCGGACAACGCGGCACCGGGCAGCGGCGTGCGTGCGCCGATGCTGCGCCGCGGCCGCGGTCAGCCGGCGAACAAGCGCGTGCTGTCGCCGGACGACGACGCGCCGAAGCTGCACAAGGTGCTCGCGGAGGCGGGCATGGGCTCGCGCCGCGAAATGGAAGAGCTGATCATCGCCGGCCGCGTGTCGGTGAACGGCGAGCCCGCGCATATCGGCCAGCGCATCATGCCGACCGACCAGGTGCGGATCAACGGCAAGCCGGTCAAGCGCAAGCTGCCGAACAAGCCGCCGCGCGTGCTGCTCTACCACAAGCCGACCGGCGAGATCGTCAGTCACGCGGATCCGGAAGGCCGTCCGTCGGTGTTCGATCGCCTGCCGCCGATGAAGACGGCGAAATGGCTCGCGGTCGGCCGCCTCGACTTCAATACCGAAGGTCTGCTGATGCTGACGACCTCCGGCGATCTCGCGAACCGCTTCATGCATCCGCGCTACAGCGTCGAGCGCGAGTACGCGGTGCGCGTGGTCGGCGAACTGTCGGAAAGCGCGCGCCAGAAGCTGCTGCACGGCATCGAGCTCGACGACGGTCCCGCGAACTTCCTGCGCATCCGCGACGGCGGCGGCGAGGGCACGAATCACTGGTATCACGTCGCGCTGGCCGAAGGCCGTAACCGCGAAGTGCGCCGGATGTTCGAGGCAGTCGGCCTGATGGTGAGCCGCCTGATCCGCACGCGTCACGGCCCGATTCCGCTGCCGCGCGGCCTGAAGCGCGGCCGCTGGGAGGAGCTCGACGAGGCGCAGGTGCGCAAGCTGATGGCGACGGTCGGCCTGAAGGCGCCGTCGGAAGAGAAGGGCAAGCGCGGCGCCGGCCAGGCCGAGCGC is a window encoding:
- the rluB gene encoding 23S rRNA pseudouridine(2605) synthase RluB, whose protein sequence is MTDIHDIESSAPAVQAARADDAPEQDAPAAGGDERPRRGLRRGPRSLIARRRAAAKSKGADAAPQDGEAADAPPADAAQAQPARAPRKEGAAKGGRGKSGGKREGAGGKGAQGQAQGQAKRGGASKGEGEAAQDDLFAYVTSPAFDADNAAPGSGVRAPMLRRGRGQPANKRVLSPDDDAPKLHKVLAEAGMGSRREMEELIIAGRVSVNGEPAHIGQRIMPTDQVRINGKPVKRKLPNKPPRVLLYHKPTGEIVSHADPEGRPSVFDRLPPMKTAKWLAVGRLDFNTEGLLMLTTSGDLANRFMHPRYSVEREYAVRVVGELSESARQKLLHGIELDDGPANFLRIRDGGGEGTNHWYHVALAEGRNREVRRMFEAVGLMVSRLIRTRHGPIPLPRGLKRGRWEELDEAQVRKLMATVGLKAPSEEKGKRGAGQAERRQPDPMQTSMGFISREPVLTTHGQLDQPRRGGRRGGPGLPGLSGYGSLPVASGYGNRAGGRDVDGNRASHGGAGGKRGGGKGGNRNPNGNRADGGAGNGGPRGGQRPQRGGRSRGR